The DNA window ctggtaatttttttttttttttttttggggagggggggggggagaacaaGATGAACTCAATACCTACATTCTGCAATAATTTAAGTACGTTAGGATATGTTTTATTTAGTTCAAGAGTTTGGTTAAGACCATCTCTGCTTAAGTTGTCTTAGACACTCATAGCATGTGTGATTTGATTCTGGTTTCTCTAAGAGGTTAACTGGATTCTCTATATGGCTAACTTGTTGAATACAGTGTGACTGGAACATGGAGGCACCATATCTTATTATACAGATCCAATGAGGAATTGCAAAAGcataaaaagaggaaggaaaatgTGATGACCGATGAGTAACTAAATAGGACCCCTCAAGCAACGCTGCCCAAAGCCTCAAATAGCAATACAAGCTACAGTTCACAAATATGATAAACAAAAGGAATACTTCTTCCCAACAGTAGTTTTGAAATTATGGTCAAAAAATCCACTGTACAACAATTAAGGGTTACAGAAAATATATTCAGGCCGTAATTGCTAAGGCTGTCAATAAACCAAGCCAATCTGCAAATAATTTGTCTTATTCTTCCCTATTTTCCGCCCGCAGTGAAATAGACAATCAGTGGTGGTTCAGGATTAAAACTCTAGGTCATGACCTCTAACCAGTTCATACTGAAACCAAAGCCAATCTGCAAACAATTTGTGACTTACCATTAATCTATCAATAAGGTCTTTAGCTTCTACAGAGAAGTAGTCTGGAAATCTAATCTCTCTGGCTATAATTCTTTGGAAAATGAGCCATTCACTAGCATCTTTGAATGGAGAAGTTCCTGAAAGCATCTGATATATGGTGCATCCGAGCGCCCAAAGGTCATTTCTGTTTTTAAGATAAGTTAATAAAATAAGTGTTATATAAACCATATTTTCcatataaaagaagattttaCATATGGAGAAAAAGAATAGTTTTGTTCAGTttctaaaaattgaaaatttctgaTATTATGTGCACAAGTCTACAGTGTCCCTTACCCAAAAGTTGCaggggaagaattaaggacttCAGGTGGGACATATGCAGCTGTTCCCACAAAGGTGCAAGCCTTGTCATCTGTATGATGCATAAGGAAATATTAAAGCGTCACTCAACCAGTTCAATTTAAATGATTTCCTCATGATATGATAACCTACCCGAGGATGCATTTGGAAGGACAGTAATTCGGCTATCTTGCATAGGCTTTACACTACCAAAATCAGCAATTTTGATATGTCCTTCTGCAGTAAGTAGCAAGTTCTCTGGCTGTCATTAAAAAATTCGTTAGCCTGCTCAACAAGCAATGAAATGAAACGAAAATGTAACTGGCAGTACCTTAATGTCTCGATGGATCAATCCCAGACCATGTATGTACTCAAGAGCGTCCACAACTTCTGCTGCATAAAAACGAGCTTCATCCTCCGACAGATGACCTTTCTGCACCCATTGAAAATTAATTGGATTCCACAAAAGGACAAATACGGTAGGCATCAAAATAATGGAAGAAGTAAATGTTTCAAGGGGTATTATATTTATTTACCCTTGTTATCTGGTCAAAAAGTTCTCCACCTTCACATGATTCAAGAGCCATATCTTCAGAGAACAATGAATTGAACCATCAGATTATAAAGTAAAGGGAAAAAGTAACCAAATATTACAAAGTAAACAAGCTTACGTCCATTTAGAACAAACGCATTGGTTCAGAAAGAAAGTAGTAGATGATAAATCAAGCATGGAAaacatgaaatatttattaagacaaaaaacaaaatacctACACAGAGAAAAGGTATCTTGAAATGTAAAGAATAGCCGGACAATGCCAGAATGGTCTAACTGATCAAGCACAATACGTTCCAGCTTCACATATgatgtcttattttcttttgtgatGAACTTTTTGTCCATAATCTTCAAAGCATATACATTTCCTGTGTCCTTCTTCTTTGCCCTAACAACCTGATCACAGATAACTAAGTATTCAGATTAAAATTCGAAGAACATTAAACCATAACATATCACAATAAGTGGAATCAGACACTTTAGCCAACACATTTAAACAGCAGTCAATGATCCAACATTATAACATAATTCAGGATTAACAAGGAGCAATGAAAATTCCAAGTCAGCACATTAGAAATAGCAAAGTATTTAAATTCTCCAAAGTTCTGTGGCTACCCAGGAATTGAGGAATGAGGACTACAAGAGCTACGAATAACTTCACAAAGACAATACTCATAATAAGGGTTCataatattataaaatttaagaaacaaGAAATGCAGAAAAATGGTGGATGCAAATTCAAAAGCAGGCAGTTAAAATGATTCCTCCAGTAAGAACATTAGTTCCAAATCCTTAAAGGTTGGGCAAAGACACCGTATAAAGGGATTCTTCAGCGAAGGAGATGGGCTTAAGAGATTTCTGGTTGGAATGAAATATTGAAGTTACAGTTCTAGCCCTTTTCTCCAACCCAACCGATGGTCCATGATAATTTAGAGTGATTTCAGTAGTGCTTTTCTGATCTTTCTGAGAAGCAAACTTCACAGTAGAGTAGTACTCACTGGAATGACATCCTTTACATTTAAGGAAGTCTTCTCTGCCTAATAATTTGATTCACGTAGGTTTTGAAAACTTCATGAGGCAGGCTATCAGACATTTTTCATAAGCCACGTCTGATTCCCAAGAAGTATAAAGGAACTGATAGACTCCCTGCTTAGGAATAATCTCTCCTGAAAGCCTCATCCAAAGCATGTTCAAACTTTTAATTTTGGCAATAGCACATTTTCTAAGGCAGAAGAGATTCAAATTTAACCATAAATATCAAGGTTTTACGATagggaaaataataataacatggACACATagagttgttgttgtaataaCATGCACACAAAGAGTCACTGCTCAGGTTTCAAATCTAAAAGAAAACGACTGTTTACTCCTCAACATACCAGAAATGACGTCCCCCAAAACTTATTGTTGAATTTACCCGATACTTATTCATAGCATTACTAGAAGGGTGGTTGAATAATTGAAATATGAGATTATTTAAGAATACACACATATGTTCGATGGAATAATTTCTCAGATGTATTACCGCATCCACAAGGTGATGTTAAGGAAAGACATGTAGAGTCTAGGTCTTGACTTCTAATATGACCTCTAACAAAGCTGACTGTTTTTAGGTGGGATGTTCCTGAGgtgttgctttgtttctttctttttcttttttattttaccctctcgcagatccatgtagccgatcccatttagttgggaaaaggctgagttgttgtataCCGCATCCCCAAGGGTTGGTTAGGCCCAATTTTTATAGGCAGGGTTCCAGGTTTTAGTTTCGAGCTTGGTTTCGACTGGCCGAAATATTTTGCGAAAACACAAATTTCGGTGAAAACCTGGAAGGTTAAGGTAAATGGTTTTAAGACCCAAATTGCCAAATTAGGTCCTGCGAATTCTAGGAAACCATATTTAGGCCCTCTAAACAAAATGGAACCCTTAGATTGTAAGAAAAACACCCAAATGGTAGTTTGAGTTTAGACCCTAGGTTGGAAATATACATTGTATGTTGCAATATGCATCCTCTAATATGGCTTATTGCACACAAAATTTAGTACTAGAACAcacataattcaattaaaacaactaaattTTACATTAAGAATgaataaatacaaaattttaaacCATTTCATAATCATCAAATGTTGTACATGGTTCATTACAAGGAGTAAGAGACATGGGAATGAAGAATAGAAGCAAGTCACCCCTCTGCCCATCCTACATGTGgctaaaaataacaaaaagccAAGTTTCCACAAACCTTAAAGTTGAAACCAGTGAAACCAACGAAACGGGTCGGTCATTCAAAAGTGTACATTTTATATAAAAGGTTTGGGACCGAAATGATACCAAAGCCACACCAATCGTCGAAATTTTGACCGAAACCTTGCACTTTTTGTATATCACATGGGGTTTCATTTCGACTCTTgcgaaaccaaaatatttcaggAAATTTCAGCGACTTGGACATTGTTTACAGGTCAGTGGAATCTTTATGCCCTAAATCCCGATTCCAGTAGTCAGTCATTTGGTACATCCCAAAGCATGGGGACTGCCTAAGGTTTATTGAGTCTTAATTCATTGATTTCAATCTTTCCTAAAACTGACAATTGAATATGAATGGGCTATAATGATTTCAAACAAGCCGTCATGGTGAAATTGGTAGACATGCTGCTCTTCTATAACCTATAGctgaaaataattgaaatttagCAATTCCCAGAAAACCTAGATAAGATACAAAAGTTTTAAATTTGATCAAGAAAAGGAACTGTAGGTAATTCAAAGGCCACGTACCCTTCATTAACCAATCCAACTATACATTTGAATTTCCTTCCAGGCAGCAACGGTAGAAAATACTTACTTAAATCCCAATTCCTTTAGCTTCCATCTCATTATCAAATCTTAGCAGCCTTTGGTGGAAACCTTCCCAAccatttatttttccttccacGGTTCCATGGAACACAAATGATGTCAGACTGATCAGGCATTCCACCAGGAGGAAATTATCATATTAAACTTATCGATTCCTTCTCCCGTCATTGTAACTTACCTATGAACGAAATACAGCGCAATACAGAGCAACGGCAAAACCAACTGGTTTGTTGTTACTTCAAGATGAAGCCTTCAAAAACCGCTGGTGTAATTGGATAAATCATGGAAACCATGGAGTGGGTTGCTCAAACATTACCCAATTAATC is part of the Macadamia integrifolia cultivar HAES 741 chromosome 9, SCU_Mint_v3, whole genome shotgun sequence genome and encodes:
- the LOC122089801 gene encoding 3-phosphoinositide-dependent protein kinase 2-like isoform X3 produces the protein MGYCVILVDRLPFVGGRDPEAAPLPRPLHSPKSQPIHKRRGGRAAETTMEKDFDSKLRLQQSNSSVQRSKSFAFKAPQENFTIHDFELGKIYGVGSYSKVVRAKKKDTGNVYALKIMDKKFITKENKTSYVKLERIVLDQLDHSGIVRLFFTFQDTFSLYMALESCEGGELFDQITRKGHLSEDEARFYAAEVVDALEYIHGLGLIHRDIKPENLLLTAEGHIKIADFGSVKPMQDSRITVLPNASSDDKACTFVGTAAYVPPEVLNSSPATFGNDLWALGCTIYQMLSGTSPFKDASEWLIFQRIIAREIRFPDYFSVEAKDLIDRLMDINPSKRPGAGPDGYAALKMHPFFRGIDWENLRKQTPPKLALESNV